From a region of the Lactuca sativa cultivar Salinas chromosome 4, Lsat_Salinas_v11, whole genome shotgun sequence genome:
- the LOC122197611 gene encoding B3 domain-containing protein At5g38490, with translation MMAEDTTGTTRYCKRVHLHAAMRQEESKDIYYLHKIVKLVEEKKKLIDVLPKKPVEERKRFKSTPTVEKNKKVEIVKNQITQELEEFITNKLKGKEEKVVIQKTLYKSDLEENKNRLSMPMKQVIKPDEFLRKNEKEDLEIGKEFEVKLWGPRLEMHEKPMMLKMWHMNSTSNYVLKTNWNHFVMATKKDLKINKKIQVWSFRREEKLCFAIACLERDVDAQNNAD, from the coding sequence ATGATGGCAGAAGATACAACAGGAACTACGCGCTACTGCAAGCGTGTTCATTTGCATGCTGCTATGAGACAAGAGGAGTCTAAAGATATATACTATCTACATAAGATCGTTAAATTGGTTGAGGAAAAGAAGAAGTTAATTGATGTCTTACCCAAGAAACCAGTTGAAGAAAGAAAAAGGTTCAAAAGTACTCCAACAGTAGAGAAGAACAAGAAGGTGGAGATTGTGAAGAACCAGATAACCCAGGAGTTGGAAGAGTTCATTACGAATAAGCTGAAGGGGAAAGAAGAGAAGGTGGTGATCCAGAAAACGTTGTACAAAAGTGATCTGGAGGAAAACAAGAACAGGTTGAGTATGCCGATGAAACAAGTGATCAAACCCGATGAGTTCTTGAGGAAAAATGAGAAAGAAGATTTGGAGATTGGAAAGGAGTTTGAGGTGAAATTGTGGGGGCCAAGATTAGAGATGCATGAGAAGCCGATGATGTTGAAGATGTGGCACATGAACAGCACCAGCAACTACGTCCTCAAAACCAACTGGAACCACTTTGTGATGGCGACTAAAAAGGATTTGAAGATAAACAAAAAGATTCAGGTTTGGTCATTTCGCAGAGAAGAGAAGCTGTGCTTTGCAATTGCATGTTTGGAGAGAGATGTTGACGCTCAAAACAACGCTGATTAA